ATTCATTTCTGACTGCACTATCAGATAGTGCATTTTTCTCCCAAAACTTTATGAATAGGAATCATattcatgacaaattttgtCACTTTGATTTATCATGTGTGCAGGGCAAATCAAATGTTTTCCAGGTTTTGGGTAAACATCTAAACAAAGCAATTAAGTATCATCAtgagcaaaatacatgtatctaaatATAAAGTACAATTGTAACTTTTCAattcattcacacacatacacacatatacatgaaTGTAGAAATACAGGTCGACACCACACcactgatacatgtaaatatcTGATTTATGTGGGCTGCTTTTTGTCGAAACTGGGACTGATTACTCCACAAAATTGTCTACTGAAAAGTCCCTCTCAGAACGCAATATGGGGGTAATTCAAGGCTGCCTGAGGGCAATCCTAAAAGGTGCTGAAggaacagcaacaaaaaagtaCATTTAAATGTCACAAGGTCAAAGCCCTATCCCCTGTTTGCCTTTTCTTCTACACTAGACAAAACCTTCCCAATTATTGAATGTCTTGTATTGACAAAATTTTGAGCTGCCTGACAATGAACACCTGAGGAACCAATGCATTATGCTCGAATGGTGATAGGAGATCCAACCTTTCAATACAATTTCTCTTTCACATCAAACTTGATAAAAAATATAATAGAGTAGGGGAAAAGAGACATTTTAGATGACATTCGCTTTGAGTTGGGAAGGTAGAAGATTAAAGCGCTCTCATAATAAACCAAAGTCTGCATCTCAAAGGTCATACACAGTTCCTGGCTTATTGCATTTTCTGGCATATCGTGTTCATTTACTCAATGACAATGTTTGATCCAATTCTTCAAGTGCAACTGTGAATTCAAAGTTACTGCAATGGCTGATCAACAGGTCAACAGGTCAACTTCAAGTTGACCTGTTGACCTGTGACATGTAGCTATAAGTTCATGGAGTCATAGATTAAACAGTAAAGAATTGTTGTGTCTTCACTGAATGCCTGCGTCACAACTGGTCTGTTCaatcaaatactgtatacgcaagatatttagtgagtctaaattttcgcgaatcaggactACCTGACAATTtagcaagtggttaaattcgcgatcgtggagtactgtGCTGAAGGGAGAAATGTAAGAGTATATTgaattcatatcgggatcagaatCGTTATCTATGTGTGTCTTTAATGTCACGAACAGCACCTGACTTCTGAAAACTCGCAATAGATTAAAATCTCACAAAAaattcagtgtatacagtactTAAGTATAAATAAGTAACAGTAAGAAATGAGCAGGTATTCAAAAATTTTTGATAGTAGTGTAAGTTGAACTCTTTCTTACCTCTCTCAAAGAAATAGTCACAGTGTATTCATCATCCCATGCTCAATCATTGAtatctgtgtgtatatatatatatatatatatatatatatatatatacacattttttttaatatacatatTTGAAACAACTTTAAGTTTTACAGGAGTATCATAAGTTACAACCTCCAGGAAATGCAGTGGGCACAGACAGCAGAAAGACAAGCAATCTGAAATATCAACTCCTCAGCGACAACAATGCGGTTGGTGACCAAGCGACCAAAAGAAAtcatttacaattgtacatgtattatatatacatacatgaaccaAAGGATTCGATATCACTAACCAGATTTGCCCTCCTGTGAATTTTACACGAACGTACAAAGATGCacaccatgtaaaaaaaaacttaaagatAAAAATGTGGTTTCTGATGACGTGCTATCTGGGGTCTACCGCTGAATAATAAATGACGCCACACTCACCACAGCGGTCAGTCAAATAAATCATCTCTCTGAAATTGGCACGGTTCTCAAGTGGCAGGGGCAACGGACCATCACTGACATGCGATACCGAATGCAAGCAGTGTGGACTGTGGAATCTCAGAGGCCGTTATCAACATCACCCGTGTTGTGCAGTACAGCATCATTTATGGAACACGCATGGAATGTGTTTGACATTGCACTCGGCTTGAACAAGGGGGGAAATTCAACTAAATTTAGTCCAGCCATGAGGCAAATATATCAAAGGATATCAAATCATACCTTCATAGGCACAACAGGAGACTCCTGACAATAGACTAGCTACTGTAATGATGTTACTAAAGGAAGGCTTGGTTCTTTCTTTACTGCCACCAAACTTGTCAGCTTTGATgagtaattttgatgaaacagaCACAGTGGCTCCACACAAATCATTCAAGAAATGCAcagatgaacacacacacacacactcaaacacacctACTGTACAACCATCAGCAAAGGAAAGTTAATTGACCGTAATTAGAAAAGCCCCTACTTTAGacttcacataaaaaaaaaaaaaaaaaaaaaacttcaatgTTGCACAGTTTACACAAAGGAAGGATGGAACAGCAAAAGGAGAtgcaacaaggaaaagtagaaattacgtggtgcgtaatatatgtccccaccggaagtagcattttgtagcaaaatggggggtttgtagcaaaatgtacaatataggtcaaaaaccaaggtcaaaggtcaaagaagtcaaaggtcaaaattctgtgtagaagttttgaagccctcacctagtgccatcacataaagcaaacggaatcgaaattgggttagaaatggcgaaggagtagcattttgtagcaaaatgtacaatacaggtcaaaaatcaaggtcaaaggtcaaagaagtcaaaagttaaaattctgtgtagcagttttgaagccctcacctagtgccatcacataaagcaaacggaatcgaaatcgggttagaaatggcgaaggagtagcattttgtagcaaaatgtacaatataggtcaaaaatcaaggtcaaaggtcaaagaagtcaaaggtcaaaattctgtgtagaggttttgaagccctcacctagtgccatcacatagagcaaacggaatcgaaattgggttagaaatggtgaaggagtagcattttgtagccaatgtacaatataggtcaaaaatcaaggtcaaaggtcaaaattctgtgtagaagttttgaagccctcacctagtgccatcacataaagcaaacggaatcgaaatcgggttagaaatggcgaaggagtagcattttgaagcaaaatgtacaatataggtcaaaggtcaaggtcaaaggtcacaactgaaattctgtgtagaagtttcaaagctcccatctagtgctatcatataaagcaaacagaataaaaattggctcataaatgacagagaagtagcaaattaaacattttgatcacacacggacgcacagacggacggacacacagacggacggacacacggacacacacacatacggagcccgtttcatagtcccctgctcgaactcgttcggcggggacaataattcTTGCATtacagtatacaaaaaaaaaaaaaaaatgctcttggGCACTCATTAGCATTAGAATAAGTTAAACCCCATAAATGGTCAAGACCAAATTCTGGTGATAAAATTCATGGTATATTAACCTTAAATTCACTCTTCTCCTTAATCACATTTTCAAAGTTATTCTACAAGAcacaaaattgtgtttttcttttcaactaTCCAATGAGAATGAAcacaatgatattgtaaataCTCCTTAACTGAAGCTCATACCTGATTTTTCTGGCAGCTGAAAATGACTTCCTGTCCTGCGGAGAGGAGGCGGAGCTTGTCGTTGCCATGACACCCATCCTCTCTTCCTGGGCCTGGACATCTCTGAAGGATAACACCTGGGCTGGGGCAGGTGAGGACACACTGGCCCTAGTGGGGACACAGAGGGAAGCAAATATAAATTTTAAAGTCACCATACaaaaaaggtattgtttaccattgggagcagtgatttgatgTTCgtgttatcacatttgatgcatatgtgtaggtcagttgtatcataaaacatcctaccatatgaagattttgcaataaagcctcaaatataaggagatatcactatttttttttcaataaaccatatcTACAGATGGTTTGTTCTAGAAACAATTCTATTataacttttgttcacattttgaataacaaaaagTACTTAACATTAATGATACTGATTAACATActtcacattggttgtttctatccctaactcacattttcagaactattttgaagcactcaagctgggtttttgtttcatctgcaaatggtgaataatgcctttaaattaAAGTAATAAATGCATACAGCATCAGATTGCAGAAGTGAGGTGATTTGGATTTGATAGGTTGTTAGctgcaaatggaaaataaaaagattacaTTTACAGTATCAGATCTGTACACAAAGTTTAACCACTCACCATGGGCACACCACTGGACTCCTCTCCCCAGTGGTCTGGCCGCCCGTGCTCTTGTCCCCTGCCACTGCCGACATCGCCGCCTGCAGCTCTCGCTTTCTCTGCTTCTGGGACTTCTTCCCCGAGCTCAGGGTGGGGCCCCTGGACATCTGCCTCTGGGTGGGGGACAGGGTGGGGGATGGGCCCGGGGACCTGGTTGGAGTTGCTGCTGGCTGGCTGGTGTTTGTAGCAggtattgttgttgtcgtcTGGTGGGAGGTGACCCCACGCTTGGTGCTGGACTGGGATTCCATGATGTCTCGGAGACCCGTGACAGGACTCTTGGGGCTAATGTGATGGGACCAAAGTAAAAACAAGAACACAACTGAACATTGTGAAAATAAGTTATGGACTATTGTTTCAATTGTTTCTGTGGGAATGTGTAGAGTAGCTGCCCACCATGCTCCAAGAGACGaggtgtatttttgtatatGAGTTCAGTGAACTTCGTCcatcaaaatatatcaaaaaagataaaacattatTCCTTTTATGCTGTTTCTATATAAGTACAGTGAACTTGGTCCatgcaaaatatatcaaaaaatcTGAAACATTATTCCTCTGTATGCTACGAGttctgattggcacagaaaaccccacttTGTTGtatacactgtccaaagtccatggcacagaaagggttaaagagaaaaacacactatagacataacacatattGTTTCCCTGCTGGAAGATTGCAGTGGCCAAAGAGAACAGATCCCCACAATGAACAGGTGGCTGCTATTCATGTTTGACCATTAGATAAAAAGTTGTATTTACCCGTGACAGTTTTGACGATGGCTTATTGGCAACTGATGATTTGGCGCCAATTAGCAATTACCCAGGTGTGACAATCCCATCGTAAATGTCAGACAGCTGgtatgctcccccccccccccaccatcccGGTTCACGTTGTGGGGGTTCTCTTTATCCAGTTGGCCTCTCTGATATGTCTGTTTAGGTTCTAGCTCTCTCTATCGCTACTTACCGCGGCCGATCAGCCATCGTTTGCAAAAGATGACAGCCCGTCGTCGAAATTGTCACAAGTGAATACGACTATTGGATGTGTTTAGAGAACTCTTTATCTATATTCATCAACCATCCTTGTGAACTTATTACGCAAAGTTTGACCATTATTTGTGATCTCATGTCTCATACAGGTACCATGATGACAAAATTTCTTGACTGATGCACATATTGCCTGTAATGCTCATTATCTCCCTAAGATCTAAGATTATGCATCCACCTATGAACTGGTCTTGCCACAGTGAATGTTGTGATACAAGTGTATGATAATTTTGCTCATGACACTGTTTATGTGACTAAGCAGCTACTGCAAAGAAGAAACTTGGACCTGAGTGATTTTTCATGCTGGACCATCTTCAGAGAATTCGGCATGCCTATAATTTTGTAcatggaaggatttttttttacaaaaattaataTCTTTTAAAATATTTGCTTACCATAATTATTCATGATTGGCCAGTGGAATATGACACATTCACAgtattgaccaaaaaaaaattaaatcaaaaatATGGAAAGTACCTTCCCCAACTTGTCCAACTTGCAGCAGTAGTCCCTGATGTGTGGTTGACTTCTTCCAGCTGAAACATGCAAGAAGAGAGAAGCAAGAACATCTTCAACATTCTTCAAATTTGATGATTTGCAGAAGGCACAATGAACAGTCTCAGTCAAAACTGGGAATATTTGTGTGTGCTATTCGTTCTGCTTGGATGATCAAAATGAATCACATTAATTATAAGAATACGCTTTCAGTTCCATGACCGTCAACCTCTTACGGGTCATGGTACAAATTGATGTGAACAGTTACTGATAGCATGCTGCATAAAATGTGCATAAATCTGTAAATCAAGAAATATCAATTCTGCTCTTCTGAAAACATTAGAGAGAAAAGTTTAATGTGCACTGCTTCATCTTGTTAATCATAACTCTTATGGCTTCACCCTATTGCCAAATTTCTTGGGTTTTGATACCGACCTCCTTCACTGATATGgttccttaacccgttgaggacaggctgatttggctgtaacatgcatttcccatagacacctacctGTCCGAGTATACTAAGGACTAGTCTTCAAAGAGTTAAAATAGTGACTTTGTTCTATTGCATGACAGTGAATAAACTTTGCTGATGCAGTCATTTGTAAAGAGGAGGTGGCAAGAATTTAGGCGTAACTAACCTGCTCATGATTGGCCTGCACGTGGACAGTTATGGGTGAAAGGGGACCATGTCGCTCATCACCTCTCTCGTCCGAGTCATCCTTCCACGCCTGGTCAACCTGCTGCTtcctctttttattcttcttccccACCACCACTACCGCATCATCCCTGCTCCACTCCGAAGCAGCGCTCATCTCAGCATTGCCCGCTGGATTGGCGGAGACTGGATGCATCGCCGTGGCAACTGGGGAAGAAGCCACCGCATCCTGCTGCGGCAAGGACTGGGAGGTCGACACTGGCTGGAAGTCGTAACAACCCGAGTTTGATCGCGACGGGAACGTGGGTACTGCTACTTCTGACGATATCGTCATGGGTACCGCATCTTCTGCACTTTCACTGATGCCTGCGCTGACCGCTTTGCCCGTGCTGCTCGTGCGCCGCCGTCCCTTACGCTTGGCCTTGGCCTTCCTGGCCAGAGCCTCAAAGTCGGAGATGGAGGTCACTGGAGATCTGGGCTCGGCGGAGCTGTCTTGGTCCAGTGGGGCACTGTCCTCTTCTGGAGGATATGGGTCGATGTGACTGATGTCTGGGGCACTCATGGACGGCCGGATAAATCTTGAGTATGGCAGCTGTTTGAGTTCAAACACAACATCACCAATAAAAGGTTCAGATACTGGGCAGTGTGATAACAACAAAGAACATATCTTTTCTTCTTGTAATAGTAATATAAAAGACACCAGCAACATGACTCAAATCTGATGAGACACACATACTATATCCATGCAATATTTACTGACAACATTTCATTGGTTATTGATTACCCGCAATAATGGTATGCAAAAAGCACTAATCAGCCTTTTACTGCAACAAAAACCaggcaactgattgacaaaatgccCTACATCGCCATGACGCAGGgaaatttatcaatcagttgcaataataaACAactcgacagaagaatttcatgaatttgaaaattgtacataCCATACATTACCTGTTAAGAAAGAGGTCATAGGTCATATGATATTTCTCCATTACTTTTTTACTGCTTTCCTAATCACATCCTTacattcattttcatcagtgtatttacttattttcttcttcttctttattgaGGGGGGATAACTGAAAATACCTTAGGAGTACACTTGTGTCTTTATCTTTTACCATGATGACTTTGTTATTATgataactttgtttgtttgattgtaatATTTGTTCTGAGGATGGACAGGACTAAGAGAATTTGGGAGCATCGAGAGTCATCCTCACCGTCTCCTTGTATGCAGCAGAGAGGTCCTCCAGCACGTCATCCTCCAAGGCATCCAGGGAGCCCGCCTCCAGGAGGGCGGCCAGGTTGAGGGAGATGAACTGGTGGCAGGTGGCCCTGAGCTGTGGGGCCTGGTAGACGCTGGCAAACTGCAGCAGGTCGGACACGTTCCTCAGGGTGACTGGGatgagaacaacaacaacaaaaacaaaaagttgacAACAAGCTAgcatttccaaaaaaaaaaaatattacaagattttcaacaacaaaacagcaatTTTAAACACCATAAAAAAGTATCCATGATTttaagcaacaaaaacaaacaattgtaactgattgacaaattgctctgtatcgacataaataagcatcaaattgatcagtgttttagtagtagccatgacaaaagaaatcataggCATACATAcacgagcaggatttgaacgtATATTGTACAACCTCCTAATCATCAGATGAGTgtcttatccactagaccaccgagcttctgcCTGACAGccagtgttggttctaatccttatagcatgcagcgggtactgtgtaattatcaaaatttatgaaattcttgcgtcaagtgttgtttgtttgtttttgtgtgtgtgttttgtgcttACTCCCAATGTTGGAGCATGCCTTATAATCTAGTGTGACATATGGCAGTATGCAAACTTTACTGTACTAAAGTTGGTGGATCCACTCACTTAGGTCAGCTAGTGCCAGCTCACAGATGTCTTTAAGCCTCGTGATAAAGAGCTGGTCCGCTATGGTGAGGGTGTTACAAAGGAGTTCCAGGTCCTGGCACTGGTCCAAGCTCGGGGCCTGGTCCATGTACAGGTAGTCCAGGACAATCTTCAGGACTGAAGCTGGCATGGCCATGTTGAGCGGTTCTTTGGTGGATGCCTGCAACAAAATACGCCTGGAATGATTAGCTTTGCAGACGATGTAATAAAACAGCTAAACAAGCTCACAACAGAGTTCCACATACAGGACTACACACCCGGACTGTGATCCAGAATTCAACAATTCCAAAAATGCTATGTAAGTCTCAATTTGCAAATTCTACACCCTCAAAATAAAATGAGTACAAGCACTCACATGAGTGTAGGCACTCAACCGTATTATTTATTAGTCTTCATGCAATTCTATGTCATTATTGTCTTTGGCATCAGTGAAATAAAGCTACACCATAGCAAGTCATCCATTTGTCGTgcataaaaatataataaaataactAGCTCAGCATGAGATGTTTGTAGTGTACTCGAGGTGGTGGTTTTGatccgttgaggatgggctgattttgctacaacaagcatttcaaatagacacctgccccagtatactcgggactcgttctCAACAGGGTAAGATGGTTGAAGTTGCCAATACAGCAGAACCTTGTTATAAAGAGTTCAGATGTAACTAAACtctcccaaaacaaagtgattttgCAAGTCTTAACTCTTTATATTGCTTTGATTTTTGTATAATGACAGAGTGAAAAACCTGAtgcataaaatgacaaaagtcATGATCTTCAAGTTCTAATCACAATGAAGTTCCCCTCTAACTGGAGGCCTACTATCTTAACAGAGTCAGTGGCGGGTGAACTCTGAGAATGATGGATTCCAAATGTAGATTGTGTGTATGCCGGGTTGATAGACATCACCTACCTCCATCCAGCCACACCCCAACATGCTCTGGAAGTAGTCCAGCCTGGCCACCAGGATGCACTTGTGGCAGGGGAACAGCGCCCCCTCCTCCGACCTCAGCACGACGTCACAGAGGTGGGGGAAAGCAGAGCGCTCAAAGCAGAGGGGGGATGCCTTCGGACCAAAGTTAACCAGCGTGCCGTCCGAGCACTTCACATTCTCCAGCCTGTAAAAGCATCGACGCGAGCAGAGAATGACCAGAAATGGGGTCACTTACCATCATTCTTTGAAATAGGTCTTTTGGAATTTTGGTTCCATCTTGAAACTCGCCAGAAATGGTTAGTATATTCATGCATTGTGTAGCATATGTATCTTAGCATAAGGTAACATCCTTCATACCAATAAAGACAGTCAAGTCTTGCAATCATGATTACAAAGGATAAGAATGAAGTCAAGAGTAATCACTGTACCTATATACCTATTTCATTTATGcacaaaacaaatgataaaaaggggggaggggaatcgggaaatacatgttttgtagcttaatagttcaaaatacACTGAACATATTCACGCTGCTAAGCCTCACCGTTTGGCCAGCGATCTCATCCCAAACTTCTTTGCCTCCTCAACAACTGCCTTCACCCCAAGAAGACTCGCGTCTTTTTTGCCCCTCGTCGGCTCCGCCGCGGCACCTTTGCCCTTTCTCTGTCCCTTGCGACCTTTCTTGTTGCCCTCTCCCTTCTCCACTCTCTGTCTGTGCTCTTTGTGGACAGTATATGCAGACTGGTGTCGGTTTCTCTCGTTTATGGTCAACTCCTCAATGCCGTAGGAGTCGTCCGAGGTGTGGTCGCAGTCGATGTTTCTGGAGTCTGTGTAATCGGCGGGATTGTTCTGCTTCGGAGCGAGGGTCTGGACGTCGAATCCTGGTCGAAAGATGTCACACGTGCCTGTGTACGCATACTGCATCAGCAAGCGGAAGATTTCATAGTCGACGATTCCTGTGAGGTCAACAACCGTCGTGTCCGACTCTTCAACGATAGGAGGCCTGTGGTTGAGCCTGCCGCTGTTTGCTTTCAAGTCATCAGACTTGGATGAGTCGGCGAAGAGCCTGCCGAAGTAGTCGCTGCCATGTGCAAGGATGTATCGGTGGGCTGCTATCCTGTGATTACCAAGCTGAGGATGAATGAGATAAGAAACGCAACTAAGATTTCTGGTCCTTTTCTCCAGACCTGCTTGCATGGGGCAATTCCAAAGTCTTCATAGACACACCTCGAATACACTTGTTCTTCCCTTCATTAAGAGTTTTACAGGAACATCTGTCCAAACAAGACATGTTTCATTCAGATAAACTgtaaacaaacatatcatcatCTAACTCTAAGTGATACTTAAACCATGGCTCAACATTAGCAGCAACCCAGTGCCACTAAAAACTGATGTCTGGCCACCAAATTTACAACAAACTATTTTTTGGTCAGATTGCGTCGACTGGGCATTACGATTCAAATTGGTGGCCAGATTGGGCCGACTGGGcactaagattcaaaatggagtGTTAGATTTCTGCTCATTTCCGGACACTACATCTATTTCTCAAGccatcaaaatttcagattcaAAGATTTCAGAGGCCCTGCTTACACAGACCAGCAAACTTCACATATTCTCATCCTTTATCTGTCACGCCAAACAATTCCACACGGGCAGCAAAGCCATGAACATGCATGAGAACTAGCGACTCTGATTCTTTCCTCTGTCAAACACAGTATACCGGTAGCTCATGAATGGGTGAAAATAGGcaaaaggggaggggaggggggggggggggcaaaggagGGGGGAATGGGATCATTAACCCCAAGGAGCTCACCTTAATGAGGGCATCATGTATCATGTCAGTGGTATCTGTGTCCTCCATCAGCTGGGCCAGGTTGCTCTCCAGCTCAGCTGCCCCGACTTCTGGCAGTTCGGTCAGACTGGAGACAATTGGAAAAGGAGTTATAGTTGAGCAATCCGTCTCTCCTCATAACTTCTTCACAGATATTTCCTTACAGTGTAATATCATTAATTGTCTGGAAGTAGtatctctattttcttccaATCAAGTTAAACATCGCCTCCCTTTCAAATTGCATGTACATCGCTGAAAGAAATACACTACAGTCAGGGACACAGACACAGGCTAGTTTAAATATTACTGTGttttacattactgtaaaagtggaaatcttCTCACATTTCCCATGACACGAAACTAGTGTGATAAATAAACACCgatatcaagtgataaacaCTAAAATAATACACTTTtgattgttaaatgtacaattAACCTATATCTCTAATTCTGCAAAAAATGaaggcacacatacacacacacacacacacacacacacacacacacaaataattacTCTAGAGAAAATTTCTACTTTCACATTTTTGCCATATCTTCTCTTACATATATCACCATTTTCTTTAATAGGCTGTTGTTTacatttaacaaaataatgcacaaccgttatatttttgtctatctattcatctaagGCATTGCCCTACCACATCACAATGAATTGATAATGTTCTTCAAAACCATCTCAAATGGAGGTGTGGTCCCTCCTTCTGTCTAAATCACCTTGTCCTTGGGTCAGACTGCAGCACCACAAAGTTCTTGCCACCAGGGTCACAAGCCACACCCGTGGCCCTGTGGATGACTGGTAGGCGCTCCAGGCTGACCCACTGCTCACCACGCCCCTCCACTTTGTCCTTGGCACCGGATCTCTCCTGTATGGTCTTGCTGGACTGGTCATCTGGGTTAATGAAATTACGATGAAAATATGATCACtaatattccaggacagtctgCTTTGTACCTAGAATGGTAGTGCCCTTAAtcttggaagatttttttttgttttttgtggacTCTATCCGATATTCATTTCACCAAGCCCCTCCACTTAGTCCTTGGCACCGGATCTCTCCTGTATGGTGTTGCTGGACTGGTCATCTGGGTTaatgaaattacaatgaaaaatatgataactaatattccaggacagtctgCTTTGTAGATAGAATGGTAGTGTCCTTAAtcttggaagatttttttttgtgtgtgtggactCTATCCGATATTCATTTTAATCTACAAGATACCGCTTTTGACAGTATAATGTAAGGCGGTACAGCATTTGCTTTGTGACAACTGCTCAAGTCTCATTTTCTCAAAGGACCTACAAGATAaaggttagggttgtgataagCTTTTAGGTTTAAAGTTTGATGCACTAACTTCCGgaagtttcatgccgcgaatgtttctggtttcaCAATAATATCTACTCAATGCCATCACACATCCTGGCCATGTTGGTGAGTGACCCCCATGTCTCCCCTGA
The sequence above is drawn from the Diadema setosum chromosome 19, eeDiaSeto1, whole genome shotgun sequence genome and encodes:
- the LOC140242285 gene encoding inhibitor of Bruton tyrosine kinase-like, with translation MEPPCPWECTPRCRSQEHGSDMTAVITCGTVHQIKTFILSHCLNPFHLTDECGRTLLHVAASCGKLEIVEWLQANGADCRVKDKESGWTPLHRSLFFGQISCAIHLMRHGASLKRFDKEDLTPLELVMKDKPAYVSFNKNDPTQAYSWGTNANFNLGHGRQRSREQPELVDTLAVSNYSIKQVVMSKFHTLFLTQQGRVLSCGHGQGGRLGLGDETTCLRPQLIKSVGARCKMVAAARDHSLFLTDSGNVMSCGENSYLQLGHSTIGQKCLLPKSLASKSLKNKEVIGIAAGRFHTVVYTKEAVFTLGLNAGQLGHNRGEKHIQHPRQVTSLSHPNIVIRDVVTSDAATVCLTKEGDIYVLHEYQCRKVASNHLSVRQLAVVGGNLNAELAENVLQKQGGVELQLLAIHTNGKVYSWGKSENTWLHCVWSHRRPVSMQQVAFSQHSMAFVTPEGEGFIGRFNTRKGQGEEIRGDMGERSGAKDKVEGRGEQWVSLERLPVIHRATGVACDPGGKNFVVLQSDPRTSLTELPEVGAAELESNLAQLMEDTDTTDMIHDALIKLGNHRIAAHRYILAHGSDYFGRLFADSSKSDDLKANSGRLNHRPPIVEESDTTVVDLTGIVDYEIFRLLMQYAYTGTCDIFRPGFDVQTLAPKQNNPADYTDSRNIDCDHTSDDSYGIEELTINERNRHQSAYTVHKEHRQRVEKGEGNKKGRKGQRKGKGAAAEPTRGKKDASLLGVKAVVEEAKKFGMRSLAKRLENVKCSDGTLVNFGPKASPLCFERSAFPHLCDVVLRSEEGALFPCHKCILVARLDYFQSMLGCGWMEASTKEPLNMAMPASVLKIVLDYLYMDQAPSLDQCQDLELLCNTLTIADQLFITRLKDICELALADLITLRNVSDLLQFASVYQAPQLRATCHQFISLNLAALLEAGSLDALEDDVLEDLSAAYKETLPYSRFIRPSMSAPDISHIDPYPPEEDSAPLDQDSSAEPRSPVTSISDFEALARKAKAKRKGRRRTSSTGKAVSAGISESAEDAVPMTISSEVAVPTFPSRSNSGCYDFQPVSTSQSLPQQDAVASSPVATAMHPVSANPAGNAEMSAASEWSRDDAVVVVGKKNKKRKQQVDQAWKDDSDERGDERHGPLSPITVHVQANHEQLEEVNHTSGTTAASWTSWGSPKSPVTGLRDIMESQSSTKRGVTSHQTTTTIPATNTSQPAATPTRSPGPSPTLSPTQRQMSRGPTLSSGKKSQKQRKRELQAAMSAVAGDKSTGGQTTGERSPVVCPWASVSSPAPAQVLSFRDVQAQEERMGVMATTSSASSPQDRKSFSAARKISFGLATPSSHSLVEVEKAPAVGPTSPSSPKEIINPWQRTGAASPPAPSISFSEIVKAESEQENFLDRAKSKSLAQIQIEERAIEELLAHYRGAGKPDEYITVERVQNVMATPLWKKKTEGR